The following proteins come from a genomic window of Geomonas sp. RF6:
- a CDS encoding aldehyde ferredoxin oxidoreductase family protein, translating into MDKIFRLNMTDKSFKVEPVPAAWVPLGGRALTSTIVAEEVTPTCDALGPNNKLVFAPGLLSGTAAANSGRLSAGAKSPLTGGIKESNAGGTVAQKLVRMGIKAIIIEGMPKDNKWYNLHVTKDSIVINEETELLGKGNFAVVEALEAKFDKKIGILTIGQAGEFMMTSANISVKDPDSKIRSHGRGGLGAVMGSKKIKYITVDETGAGAVPVAEPEKFKAAARTFAKALLDHPVSGQGLPTFGTNILVNILNEAGGLPTRNFTYGQCEDHDKFSGETMHDTIVARGGKPKHGCHAGCIIQCSQVYVDKDSKYLTSGFEYETIWGLGANCLVSCLDDIAKADNLMDDIGIDSIEGVVMFAVAMEAGILPWGDGKAVHRLLTEEIAKGTPLGRVLGNGTGSVGRTYGITRCPVVKNQGIPAYDPRSVKGIGITYATSTMGADHTSGYTIATNILNVGGFVDPLKKEGQVELSRNLQIATAAVDSTGMCIFVAFPALDVPECLPALIEMINARFGINLTGDDVIALGKSVLKTERAFNLAAGMNNAHDRLPEFFSLDPVAPHNAIWDFSDAEIDEFWNF; encoded by the coding sequence ATGGACAAAATTTTTCGCCTGAACATGACCGACAAGAGCTTCAAGGTTGAGCCGGTACCCGCCGCCTGGGTTCCCCTCGGTGGCCGCGCCCTTACCTCGACGATCGTCGCGGAAGAGGTTACCCCGACCTGTGACGCACTCGGTCCGAACAACAAGCTGGTCTTCGCACCGGGCCTGCTCTCCGGCACCGCAGCCGCCAACAGCGGCCGCCTCTCCGCTGGCGCCAAGTCCCCGCTGACCGGCGGCATCAAGGAGTCGAACGCCGGCGGCACCGTGGCGCAGAAACTCGTCCGCATGGGGATCAAGGCGATCATCATCGAGGGGATGCCGAAGGACAACAAGTGGTACAACCTTCACGTCACCAAGGACAGCATCGTCATCAACGAGGAGACGGAACTGCTGGGCAAAGGTAACTTTGCCGTCGTCGAAGCCCTCGAGGCGAAGTTCGACAAGAAGATCGGCATCCTCACCATCGGCCAGGCTGGCGAGTTCATGATGACCTCCGCCAACATCTCCGTAAAGGATCCGGACTCCAAGATCCGCAGCCATGGCCGCGGCGGCCTCGGCGCAGTCATGGGCTCCAAGAAGATCAAGTACATCACCGTTGATGAGACCGGCGCAGGCGCGGTACCGGTTGCCGAGCCGGAGAAGTTCAAGGCTGCAGCACGCACCTTCGCCAAGGCCCTTCTCGATCACCCGGTTTCCGGCCAGGGTCTCCCGACCTTCGGCACGAACATCCTGGTGAACATCCTGAACGAGGCGGGGGGGCTGCCGACGCGCAACTTCACCTACGGCCAGTGCGAGGATCACGACAAGTTCTCCGGCGAGACGATGCACGACACGATCGTGGCCCGCGGCGGGAAGCCGAAGCACGGCTGCCATGCAGGGTGCATCATCCAGTGCTCCCAGGTTTATGTCGACAAGGACTCCAAGTACCTCACCTCCGGCTTTGAATACGAGACGATCTGGGGCCTCGGCGCCAACTGCCTCGTTAGCTGCCTCGATGACATCGCGAAGGCCGACAACCTGATGGACGACATCGGGATCGACTCCATCGAGGGCGTCGTCATGTTTGCAGTTGCCATGGAAGCAGGGATCCTTCCGTGGGGCGACGGCAAGGCAGTGCACAGGCTGCTGACCGAAGAAATCGCCAAGGGGACCCCGCTCGGGCGTGTCCTCGGCAACGGCACCGGCTCCGTCGGCCGCACCTACGGCATCACCCGTTGCCCGGTCGTCAAGAACCAGGGGATCCCGGCGTACGACCCGCGTTCCGTCAAGGGTATCGGCATCACCTACGCAACCTCCACCATGGGTGCCGACCACACCTCCGGTTACACCATCGCCACCAACATCCTCAACGTCGGCGGCTTTGTCGACCCGCTGAAGAAAGAAGGGCAGGTCGAGCTCTCCCGTAACCTGCAGATCGCAACCGCAGCCGTTGACTCCACCGGTATGTGCATCTTCGTCGCCTTCCCGGCTCTCGACGTACCGGAGTGCCTCCCGGCCCTGATCGAGATGATCAATGCCCGTTTCGGCATCAACCTGACCGGCGACGACGTCATTGCCCTCGGCAAATCCGTTCTGAAGACCGAGCGCGCCTTCAACCTCGCAGCGGGGATGAACAACGCTCACGACCGTCTGCCGGAGTTCTTCTCCCTCGACCCGGTCGCACCGCACAACGCGATCTGGGACTTCTCCGACGCGGAAATCGACGAGTTCTGGAACTTCTAG
- a CDS encoding MBL fold metallo-hydrolase, which produces MYEFRELAKDVYAFLQPPLVWYSNAGVIVGDKDVIVVDSLANAAMTKNLLSEIRRVTDKPIRFLINTHSHADHVYTNHLFPEATVITTHSGREQTKANLELQGEHSASYAKFFPEFDFSGGRYTVQDMCFRGTFSLYQGAREVRVIELGAGHSESDVVVYLPSEKIAFCGDVFLKGMPPLPLEGHVSQTIAHYKLLESFEAEVYVPGHGEAGTLAHVRVQREQLERQFERARECFQKGMSYDEALRAFAGDVIPLEFQRVVILASYCEFTGRHPETKDPASQSHMSLIQSVADELRVLLGTKEVDKKVAMSR; this is translated from the coding sequence GTGTATGAATTCAGAGAATTGGCGAAAGATGTCTACGCGTTCCTGCAGCCGCCTCTAGTCTGGTACAGCAATGCGGGGGTCATCGTTGGCGACAAGGACGTCATCGTCGTCGACAGCCTCGCAAATGCGGCCATGACGAAAAACCTCCTGTCGGAAATCCGGCGGGTGACGGACAAGCCGATCCGTTTCCTGATCAATACCCACTCCCACGCCGACCACGTCTACACCAATCACCTCTTTCCGGAGGCCACGGTCATCACTACTCACTCGGGGCGGGAGCAGACGAAGGCGAATCTGGAACTCCAGGGGGAGCACTCGGCCTCCTACGCCAAGTTTTTCCCGGAGTTCGATTTCAGCGGCGGCCGGTACACCGTGCAGGATATGTGCTTTCGCGGGACATTCTCCCTGTATCAGGGGGCGCGAGAAGTGCGGGTGATCGAGCTGGGAGCGGGGCACTCGGAATCGGACGTGGTGGTTTATCTACCGTCTGAAAAGATCGCCTTCTGCGGAGACGTATTCCTGAAGGGGATGCCGCCGCTCCCCCTCGAGGGGCATGTCAGCCAGACGATCGCCCACTACAAGCTCCTCGAATCGTTCGAGGCGGAGGTCTACGTCCCCGGACATGGCGAGGCAGGCACGCTGGCGCATGTGCGCGTCCAGAGGGAGCAGCTCGAAAGGCAGTTTGAGCGCGCGCGGGAGTGCTTTCAAAAGGGGATGAGCTATGACGAGGCGCTCCGGGCCTTCGCCGGTGATGTCATTCCCCTGGAGTTCCAGCGGGTGGTGATTCTGGCCAGTTACTGCGAATTCACCGGCAGGCACCCCGAAACGAAGGATCCCGCCAGCCAAAGCCACATGTCGCTCATTCAGTCTGTTGCCGACGAGTTGCGGGTACTTTTGGGGACGAAAGAGGTCGACAAAAAGGTCGCCATGTCGCGGTAA
- a CDS encoding PfkB family carbohydrate kinase, with product MKHKAAFVGLATWDLIYVVDRLPSIDEKIVASDAAMNAGGPATNAAVTFSHLGGEAVLLSAVGSGAMARAISDDLRSHHVRLHDIAPTSDFRPPVSSAFLTAGSASRALVSLNASKVAETALWNREEILEGCELLLVDGHYMDAAIRAARWASAAGIPVVLDGGSWKEGTEELLEFCDMVIASSRFHPPGCSGKSHSVEYLTGAGIRRIAITDGAEPIVVRDENGGALVATYRSRGIDTTGAGDVFHGAFCYYFLEGCDFRQALSEAARVAAVKCDHLGARSWFTAV from the coding sequence ATGAAGCATAAGGCTGCTTTCGTCGGGCTGGCGACCTGGGACCTGATCTACGTGGTCGACCGCCTGCCATCGATCGATGAAAAAATCGTGGCGTCTGATGCTGCCATGAATGCCGGTGGCCCGGCAACAAATGCCGCTGTCACCTTTTCCCATCTCGGCGGCGAGGCCGTCCTTCTCTCAGCTGTCGGCTCCGGTGCGATGGCTAGGGCGATTTCCGATGATCTGAGATCCCATCACGTTCGCCTTCATGACATCGCCCCGACGAGCGACTTCCGCCCTCCGGTGTCCTCGGCTTTTCTGACGGCAGGTTCCGCCTCGCGCGCTCTTGTCTCCCTCAATGCTTCCAAAGTGGCGGAGACCGCGCTCTGGAATCGTGAAGAGATCCTGGAGGGGTGTGAGCTTCTCCTTGTGGATGGCCATTATATGGACGCCGCGATCCGCGCTGCCCGGTGGGCATCTGCGGCAGGCATCCCGGTGGTCCTGGATGGTGGAAGCTGGAAAGAGGGTACTGAAGAGTTGCTGGAATTTTGTGACATGGTCATCGCCTCGTCGCGCTTCCATCCACCCGGATGCAGCGGGAAATCGCATAGTGTGGAATACCTGACAGGCGCCGGCATCAGGCGGATCGCGATAACCGACGGTGCAGAGCCTATCGTTGTCAGAGACGAGAACGGGGGGGCACTGGTGGCGACCTATCGAAGCAGAGGTATCGACACAACCGGCGCAGGCGACGTCTTCCATGGCGCCTTCTGTTATTACTTCCTGGAAGGGTGCGATTTCCGACAAGCTCTAAGCGAGGCAGCCAGAGTGGCAGCCGTTAAATGTGATCATCTCGGTGCACGTTCATGGTTTACTGCTGTCTAG
- a CDS encoding DUF4403 family protein gives MSSATKVVSLSAAMAAILLITSCATVDQRSGLTAQQPKEEAFRSRLTRQASTVNLAIGASAAELADMLNRLTPKELYRGSAKTKGLTADILRNGTMSVSAADNFLYLSIPISLKLSYGSIETLPYATTLKFKVHPKVTSDWRVDADIYYTGVTNPLPEEVGVGLFSIKPRSILDGLTLPVQQSLSTLICKKLNEKFPLKTEVGKVWSAAQKPILLDKTYSAWLVMTPQEVLLDPLYAQNNQLKLGVGLKSVAEVVVGPQPSERAPVPLPNLKLVKGMDRTFRVALNTELFYRDIVKIASPLLLNKELGENGRSVILKDLEVYGNGERLVVKVVMSGTIDGTFYLTGKPVFNSQTNLFSVHDVDFDLQSRSLLVTSAEWLLHGTIRSKIEEKLNVDLTQNIAQAREMAGKAMQRVNLAQNVFLSGTLKTVRVNDVMVERDRIAIQLYSEGETAILFH, from the coding sequence ATGTCTTCTGCGACCAAAGTCGTTTCTCTCTCTGCTGCGATGGCAGCCATCCTTCTCATTACCTCTTGCGCCACCGTAGACCAGCGCTCCGGCCTCACAGCCCAGCAGCCGAAGGAGGAGGCGTTTCGCTCGCGGCTCACCAGGCAAGCATCCACAGTCAATCTCGCCATCGGCGCTTCGGCTGCTGAGCTTGCCGATATGCTGAACAGGTTGACGCCGAAGGAGCTTTACCGCGGATCCGCCAAGACGAAGGGGCTCACCGCGGATATCCTCCGAAACGGAACGATGTCGGTATCCGCGGCGGATAACTTCCTCTACCTTTCCATCCCTATCTCCCTGAAGCTCAGCTACGGCAGCATCGAGACCCTCCCCTATGCCACCACCTTGAAATTCAAGGTGCATCCGAAGGTCACATCGGACTGGCGGGTGGACGCCGATATCTACTACACCGGCGTCACCAATCCACTCCCGGAGGAGGTGGGGGTAGGGCTCTTCTCCATCAAGCCGCGCAGCATTCTCGACGGCCTCACGCTGCCGGTACAGCAGAGCCTTTCGACGCTCATCTGCAAAAAGCTCAACGAGAAGTTTCCGCTGAAAACGGAGGTGGGGAAGGTCTGGAGCGCGGCGCAAAAGCCGATCCTGCTGGACAAAACGTACAGCGCCTGGCTTGTGATGACCCCGCAGGAGGTGCTCCTCGATCCTCTCTACGCCCAGAACAACCAGTTGAAGCTGGGTGTGGGGCTCAAATCAGTAGCCGAGGTGGTGGTGGGGCCTCAGCCGTCGGAACGGGCGCCTGTGCCGCTGCCGAATCTAAAGCTGGTGAAGGGGATGGACAGGACATTCCGCGTTGCGCTCAACACGGAGCTCTTCTACCGCGACATCGTGAAGATCGCCTCTCCGCTTCTTCTCAACAAGGAGCTGGGCGAGAACGGCAGGAGCGTCATTCTCAAAGATTTGGAGGTGTACGGCAACGGGGAGCGGCTGGTTGTGAAGGTGGTGATGTCCGGCACGATCGACGGCACCTTCTACCTCACCGGGAAGCCGGTCTTCAACTCGCAGACGAACCTCTTTTCCGTGCACGACGTCGACTTCGACCTGCAGTCCCGCAGTCTCCTGGTCACCTCCGCCGAGTGGCTGTTGCATGGGACCATCAGGAGCAAGATCGAGGAGAAGCTCAACGTGGACCTGACGCAGAACATTGCCCAGGCGCGCGAGATGGCGGGAAAGGCGATGCAGCGGGTCAACCTGGCGCAAAACGTCTTTCTTTCGGGGACGCTGAAAACGGTAAGGGTGAATGACGTCATGGTGGAGAGGGACCGCATCGCCATCCAGCTGTACTCCGAGGGGGAGACAGCTATCCTCTTCCACTAA
- a CDS encoding protein adenylyltransferase SelO: MPREKVKRGAGWNFDNSYARLPSTLFSRVNPTPVRSPALAVLNDSLAVVLGLVPEELQEGEGLAALAGNAIPQGAMPLAQAYAGHQFGYFTMLGDGRAILLGEQMTPSGERVDIQLKGSGTTPYSRRGDGRASLGPMLRECIISEAMYALGIPSTRSLAVVSTGESVWREMEMPGAILTRVADSHLRVGTFQYVNGLGNLEDLRVLAEYTLKRHFPDVEEDGDRYLSLLKEVIKRQAVLIAKWQLVGFVHGVMNTDNMALSGETIDYGPCAFMDAYNPATVFSSIDAEGRYAYGNQPRIATWNLTRFAETLLPLLHADPQTAVKLAEEALSEFPEQSRSHWMAGMRSKLGIFNEEGEDEALIERLLKLMHRYRADYTNTFRELMGNDSAGSALHGTSEFQQWHESWQARLVRQAESRSSSQLLMRKSNPALIPRNHRVEEVLAAAVQQGDYRLMHEFLKALSDPYAHTPEQARYATPPDASAPPYRTFCGT; encoded by the coding sequence ATGCCGAGGGAAAAAGTGAAAAGAGGTGCGGGATGGAATTTCGACAACAGCTATGCGCGGCTGCCGAGCACGCTGTTCTCCCGCGTGAATCCGACGCCGGTACGGTCGCCTGCCCTGGCTGTGCTCAATGACTCTCTGGCGGTGGTGCTGGGCCTGGTTCCCGAGGAACTGCAGGAGGGGGAGGGGCTGGCGGCACTTGCCGGCAATGCCATTCCTCAGGGCGCAATGCCCCTTGCTCAGGCCTACGCGGGACACCAGTTCGGCTACTTCACCATGCTCGGGGACGGCCGAGCCATCCTCCTTGGTGAGCAGATGACCCCTTCGGGGGAGAGAGTGGACATCCAGCTGAAAGGTTCCGGCACCACGCCGTACTCGCGCCGCGGCGACGGGCGCGCGTCACTGGGACCGATGCTGCGTGAGTGCATCATCAGCGAAGCCATGTACGCCTTGGGAATTCCCAGCACCCGCAGCCTCGCAGTAGTCTCTACGGGGGAATCGGTATGGCGCGAAATGGAAATGCCTGGCGCCATTCTGACCCGGGTGGCGGACAGTCATCTGCGCGTCGGGACCTTTCAATACGTCAACGGGTTGGGGAATCTGGAGGACCTCCGCGTGCTGGCGGAGTACACACTGAAGCGCCACTTTCCAGACGTCGAAGAGGACGGGGACCGCTACCTCTCGCTCCTTAAGGAAGTGATCAAGCGTCAGGCCGTGCTGATAGCAAAGTGGCAACTCGTCGGGTTCGTCCACGGAGTCATGAACACCGACAACATGGCGCTCAGCGGGGAAACGATCGATTACGGTCCGTGCGCCTTTATGGATGCCTACAATCCCGCGACGGTTTTCAGCTCTATCGACGCTGAAGGACGCTACGCTTATGGCAACCAGCCGCGCATCGCCACCTGGAATCTGACGCGCTTTGCGGAGACGCTGTTGCCTTTGCTGCACGCTGATCCGCAGACGGCCGTGAAACTAGCCGAGGAGGCCCTGTCGGAATTTCCCGAGCAGAGCCGGTCGCATTGGATGGCGGGAATGAGATCGAAGCTCGGCATTTTCAACGAGGAGGGTGAGGACGAAGCCCTGATCGAGCGGCTCCTGAAGTTGATGCACCGGTATCGTGCCGACTACACCAACACCTTTCGGGAGCTGATGGGAAATGATAGCGCAGGTAGCGCCCTTCACGGCACCTCCGAGTTCCAGCAGTGGCACGAGTCATGGCAGGCAAGGCTGGTGAGGCAGGCGGAGTCGCGCTCCTCGAGCCAGCTTTTGATGCGCAAAAGCAACCCGGCGCTGATCCCCCGCAACCATAGGGTAGAGGAGGTACTGGCCGCCGCAGTGCAGCAAGGTGATTACCGCCTGATGCACGAGTTTCTCAAGGCACTCTCCGATCCCTACGCGCACACTCCCGAACAAGCCCGCTACGCCACCCCGCCTGATGCGTCGGCTCCTCCGTACAGGACCTTTTGCGGGACCTGA
- a CDS encoding Fic family protein, with protein MTFFQERALPERATPAGYAALIDACRLRVPLPRTLTATGEHHRTRTVAGWRILTPRHAPSPDLEGHLTFALKYEGVDLAVLKRLFQKVQPGEIEALVRAKPTGRYTRRIWFLYEWLMGARLDLPDAVSGAYEAALDPQQQWATQGENSPRHRVRNNLPGTPQFCPLVYRTGALEEFAALDLARRAREVVAAVPRDVLARTAAFLLLKDSRSSFAIEGERPPHDRIQRWGRTIGEAGRRAIDLDELLRLQAMVIGDARFVRLGLREEGGFVGEHERDSRLPIPEHISARPQDLPSLIEGMTAFDRGAALELDAGIAAAALAFGFVYAHPFTDGNGRIHRYLIHHVLARRGFNPAGVVFPVSAAVLAEIDSYRLVLEDYSRRLLPVIDWVPTADGNVAVQNDTADFYRYFDATPHAEFLYACVKKTIEEDLPRESDFLRRYDLFRSRTEVVIDMPDRTIDLLFRFLHQNAGRLSRRAREKEFGQLTDAEVSSIETAYLASFPEGWEG; from the coding sequence GTGACGTTTTTTCAAGAGCGGGCGCTCCCGGAACGCGCGACCCCCGCCGGCTACGCCGCCCTCATCGATGCGTGTCGGCTGCGGGTGCCGTTGCCGAGAACGCTGACGGCGACTGGAGAACACCACCGGACCAGAACCGTGGCCGGCTGGCGCATCCTCACCCCCCGCCACGCGCCGTCGCCGGACCTGGAGGGGCACCTGACCTTCGCCCTCAAATACGAGGGGGTCGATCTCGCTGTCCTGAAGCGCCTGTTCCAGAAGGTGCAGCCGGGCGAAATCGAGGCCTTGGTACGGGCGAAGCCGACCGGGCGCTACACAAGGCGCATCTGGTTCCTGTATGAGTGGCTCATGGGAGCGCGCCTCGACCTCCCCGACGCTGTGTCGGGCGCGTACGAAGCGGCACTCGATCCGCAGCAGCAGTGGGCGACGCAGGGGGAGAATTCCCCCCGGCACCGCGTACGCAACAACCTACCCGGCACTCCGCAGTTCTGCCCCCTGGTCTACCGCACCGGTGCGTTGGAGGAGTTCGCCGCCCTCGATCTGGCGCGCCGCGCCCGGGAGGTCGTCGCCGCGGTGCCGCGGGACGTGCTCGCGCGGACCGCCGCCTTTCTGCTCCTGAAGGACTCCCGGTCGAGCTTCGCCATAGAGGGGGAACGCCCTCCCCACGACCGCATCCAGCGCTGGGGGCGCACCATCGGAGAGGCGGGGCGGAGGGCGATTGATCTCGATGAGCTTTTGCGCCTGCAAGCCATGGTAATCGGCGACGCGCGTTTCGTGCGTCTGGGGCTGCGCGAGGAGGGCGGGTTCGTCGGGGAGCACGAGCGGGATAGCCGCCTTCCTATCCCGGAGCATATCAGCGCCCGTCCGCAGGATCTCCCCTCCCTCATCGAGGGAATGACTGCGTTCGACCGCGGAGCCGCCCTTGAACTCGACGCGGGCATCGCCGCCGCTGCCCTCGCCTTTGGCTTTGTCTACGCCCACCCCTTTACCGACGGCAATGGTCGCATCCACCGCTATCTCATTCATCACGTGCTCGCCCGGCGCGGCTTCAATCCGGCAGGGGTGGTCTTTCCTGTTTCGGCCGCGGTCCTGGCGGAGATCGATAGCTACCGCCTAGTCCTGGAGGACTATTCCCGACGGCTGCTGCCGGTTATCGACTGGGTCCCGACGGCGGACGGCAACGTGGCGGTCCAGAACGACACCGCGGATTTCTACCGCTACTTCGACGCCACCCCCCACGCCGAATTTCTCTACGCCTGCGTAAAAAAGACCATAGAGGAGGATCTGCCGCGCGAGAGCGATTTCCTCAGACGCTACGACCTCTTTCGCTCCCGCACGGAGGTCGTGATCGACATGCCGGACCGCACCATCGACCTGCTGTTTCGCTTTCTGCACCAGAATGCGGGGAGGCTGTCGCGCCGCGCGAGGGAGAAGGAGTTCGGACAACTTACCGACGCTGAGGTCTCCTCCATCGAAACGGCTTACCTTGCATCGTTTCCGGAGGGATGGGAAGGGTAG
- a CDS encoding GIY-YIG nuclease family protein, translated as MKYVYLLQSISNPSQRYVGLTSDLKNRLAAHNAGQSPHTSKYRPWKIIT; from the coding sequence ATGAAGTACGTCTACCTGCTCCAGAGCATTTCTAATCCTTCCCAGCGCTATGTTGGTCTCACTTCGGACCTCAAGAACAGATTAGCCGCGCACAATGCAGGTCAGTCCCCTCACACTTCAAAGTACCGTCCTTGGAAGATCATCACCTAG
- a CDS encoding serine/threonine protein kinase translates to MIDREIGSYWVVKKISDGREGAVYAGVHKTKDQEVVIREIPFSVIPDPAARARFLRDASFLKKAAPSHMVKIELCEESDGFLYLVTEHLPETLEDLLERECLLPTATALALCLRLLDALQYLHRYQIVHGRISPRNVYLTSEGRAKLAYIGATAIDDPQLKSYLPPEDPDGVSQGAAADLYGIGAVLCKMVGKEPPYTADPSAPLIEAEAEAAVPPELRDLLAKAMARDPAERFRSAQEFARAVRQKAEGTGGVRPAKVSRARSFLERTEGFGVLLVVMVVLLFFVVVGRHRETLIQGGKVHVVPVPKVASEIPSAPKIPPPATALPVVDQPTPAAPAPETTPQPAAEKRKKATQVHHKKKRVKTVSSSRRSETASLPVAPPPPDELDAWSIRK, encoded by the coding sequence ATGATTGACAGAGAGATCGGGTCCTACTGGGTTGTAAAAAAGATCTCCGACGGTAGGGAGGGTGCCGTCTACGCCGGCGTCCACAAGACGAAGGACCAGGAGGTGGTCATAAGGGAAATTCCCTTTTCCGTCATTCCCGACCCGGCGGCGAGAGCGCGGTTCCTGCGGGACGCTTCCTTCCTGAAGAAGGCGGCTCCGAGCCACATGGTGAAGATCGAGCTCTGCGAGGAAAGTGACGGTTTCCTGTACCTCGTGACGGAGCATCTCCCCGAGACGCTGGAAGATCTCCTGGAAAGGGAGTGCCTCCTTCCCACCGCCACCGCGCTCGCTTTATGCCTGCGCCTTCTCGACGCGCTGCAGTACCTGCACCGCTACCAGATCGTACATGGCCGCATCTCCCCACGAAACGTCTACCTCACCAGCGAGGGGAGAGCAAAGCTCGCCTACATCGGGGCGACCGCGATCGATGACCCTCAGCTCAAATCGTATCTCCCGCCGGAAGATCCCGACGGAGTGTCGCAGGGCGCGGCTGCCGACCTTTATGGAATCGGGGCGGTCCTCTGCAAGATGGTCGGAAAGGAGCCGCCGTACACCGCCGATCCGAGCGCGCCGCTCATTGAGGCGGAAGCGGAAGCGGCTGTCCCTCCCGAACTGCGAGACCTCCTGGCAAAGGCGATGGCGCGCGATCCCGCAGAGAGGTTCAGAAGTGCGCAGGAGTTCGCCCGTGCAGTAAGGCAGAAAGCGGAGGGTACAGGGGGAGTGCGCCCCGCGAAGGTTTCCAGGGCGCGGTCATTCCTGGAGCGCACCGAGGGATTCGGGGTCCTTCTCGTCGTCATGGTGGTATTGCTCTTCTTCGTAGTCGTGGGGCGGCACAGGGAAACGCTCATCCAGGGGGGAAAAGTTCACGTCGTCCCGGTGCCAAAGGTTGCCTCCGAGATTCCTTCAGCACCGAAAATTCCTCCTCCGGCGACGGCACTTCCTGTTGTCGACCAGCCGACACCGGCGGCACCCGCCCCTGAAACGACACCCCAGCCGGCGGCCGAGAAGAGAAAGAAAGCCACTCAGGTGCATCACAAAAAGAAGAGAGTGAAAACGGTTTCCTCCTCGAGAAGGTCGGAGACTGCCTCCCTACCGGTTGCGCCACCGCCGCCTGACGAACTTGACGCCTGGAGTATCAGAAAATGA
- a CDS encoding OmpA family protein, protein MRKFVSSISTLAAILMLAQPVLAGERAGAVSVSPFVGGYTFDGEQHLETAPVYGLRLGYDFTKYFGVEAVGNYLATQKSSGGDRSVNAVSYRLDFLYNLMPDGPLVPYLAAGGGGTTIGHGGDFDTRNGNDLLYQNQTSRNTAPTANVGGGLKYFLSDSVALRADARQLFVFGKKTLYNWEYTAGLSFLFGGMTPAPVAKAAPAPAPAPEAKPIAPAPPAPPTSTLAATPTSIKKGESATLAWSSQNATDCTLEPAIGKVQPQGSMAVTPVDSTSYTLSCSGPGGTTTCATQVAVALPIAPPQASLTAIPATIAPGEKAKLQWSSQEANNCDMQPGIGAVQPQGSIEVTPQSDTAYTLNCAGDGGTAKASTKVVVAAPAPAPAPTPEQLCVTLNINFATGKAEIPAKYREDLAKIAKFMKEYPQVKGVIEGHTDNVGSKALNEKLSQRRAQSVKNYLVKEFGVEPSRLGVKGYGFAKPVADNATAAGRQQNRRIVANFDCVQK, encoded by the coding sequence ATGAGAAAATTTGTTTCTTCAATCTCCACTCTTGCCGCCATTCTTATGCTGGCACAACCGGTACTCGCCGGGGAGCGAGCGGGTGCTGTTTCCGTGTCGCCCTTCGTCGGCGGCTACACCTTTGACGGCGAACAGCATCTGGAAACCGCGCCGGTGTACGGGCTGCGCCTCGGCTACGACTTCACCAAATATTTCGGGGTGGAGGCGGTCGGCAACTACCTCGCCACCCAGAAATCGAGCGGTGGTGACCGGAGCGTCAACGCGGTCTCCTACCGCCTTGACTTTCTCTACAACCTGATGCCGGACGGGCCGCTCGTCCCCTATCTTGCGGCAGGGGGCGGGGGAACCACCATCGGGCATGGCGGTGACTTCGACACCCGGAATGGCAACGACCTCCTGTACCAGAACCAGACCAGCAGAAACACCGCGCCGACGGCAAACGTCGGGGGGGGCTTGAAGTACTTCCTGTCCGACTCGGTCGCGCTGCGCGCCGACGCCCGTCAGCTCTTCGTCTTCGGGAAGAAGACCCTGTACAACTGGGAATACACCGCAGGGCTGAGCTTCCTCTTCGGCGGAATGACGCCGGCTCCGGTTGCAAAGGCAGCACCCGCCCCGGCTCCCGCACCGGAGGCAAAGCCGATCGCTCCTGCGCCACCCGCGCCCCCGACGAGCACCCTTGCCGCCACGCCGACCTCGATCAAGAAAGGGGAGAGTGCAACCCTTGCCTGGAGCTCGCAAAACGCCACCGACTGCACCCTTGAGCCGGCGATCGGAAAGGTGCAGCCGCAAGGCTCCATGGCGGTCACCCCCGTCGACAGCACCTCCTACACCCTCTCCTGCAGCGGCCCCGGCGGTACGACGACCTGCGCGACCCAGGTTGCCGTTGCCCTGCCGATAGCCCCGCCGCAGGCAAGCCTGACTGCAATTCCGGCAACGATTGCCCCGGGTGAAAAGGCGAAGCTCCAGTGGTCCTCGCAAGAGGCGAACAACTGCGACATGCAGCCCGGAATAGGCGCAGTGCAGCCGCAAGGTTCCATCGAAGTGACGCCACAGTCGGACACCGCCTATACCCTCAACTGCGCAGGGGATGGCGGGACGGCGAAGGCCTCGACGAAGGTAGTGGTGGCGGCGCCGGCTCCGGCACCCGCGCCGACCCCGGAGCAGCTGTGCGTGACGCTGAACATAAACTTCGCCACCGGCAAGGCGGAGATCCCCGCGAAATACAGGGAGGATCTCGCGAAGATCGCGAAGTTCATGAAGGAGTATCCGCAGGTGAAAGGGGTGATCGAGGGGCATACCGACAACGTGGGCTCCAAGGCACTCAACGAGAAGCTTTCGCAGCGGCGTGCACAGAGCGTGAAGAACTACCTGGTGAAGGAATTCGGCGTCGAGCCGTCCCGCCTCGGCGTCAAGGGGTACGGCTTCGCGAAGCCGGTAGCTGACAATGCCACAGCGGCAGGTCGCCAGCAGAACCGCAGGATTGTCGCGAATTTCGACTGCGTCCAGAAGTAG